The nucleotide sequence ATAGATGCATGGCGATCTCCGCCCCATTTTGCGTAAAAAAGTACTTATCCAAAGATGTTAGTAGCCTTGCAATGTTTGGTGGACAGCAAGCACAACCGAACCACGGTACACGTTCTGTCTTGACATGCTTCATGTCGTAACGATAATGAGCTACAGCAGGATGAACCTCCAATGGGTTGACATAGAAATAATGCGTGCCGTCGAGCGACATTCCGCTCAGCACCCCATTGTACAGAGCGCGTTCCATCACATCCCCGTATCGGCTGTCCTGTTCAATTTGGAGCATTCTGAATGCCAGCATAACAAGTCCGATAGACGCGCATGTCTCAGTGTAAGCTGTGTCATTAGGCAGATCGTAATCAATCGTAAACCGTTCGGCATGGCCTTGGGAGCCGATCCCTCCCGTTATATACATCCGCTTGGATGTTATATGTTCCCATAGTTTGCGAAGCGCTTCGATCAGAGTTGTGTCGCCGTAAGCAATCGCGAGATCCGCCATAGACGCATACAGGTAGACTGCGCGAACAGAATGTCCTTCCGCCGTTTCCTGTTCTCTCACGGGGGCGTGGGCCTGATGGTAATCCAGATCAAACCATCGATCCTTGGCTGGGCCACCGAACCCTGGCTCCTCCTTCAGGAAACTCGGTTGCTTTCCGCGCTCTTCCACAAAGTACTGGCTCAAATTCAAATATCTTTGTTCGTTCGTCGTCCGGTACAGCTTTACGAGAGCGAGCTCAATTTCTTCATGGCCGCAATACACATGCATTTTGTCCGAATCAGGCCCCATAATCCGGTCAATATAATCCGCATACCGGCACATGATGTCCAAGAAGTCTCGCTTGCGCGTGGACTCATAGTAAGCTACCGCTGCCTCAATCAGGTGACCGGCGCAATACAGCTCATGCCCGAAAGTGAAATCCTTCCACCGTTGTTCCGGTTCGGCGACCGAATAATAAGTGTTCAAGTAGCCATCCGGTTGCTGGGCTCGACCCATCAAATCGATAACCGCATCGATGGCTTCTTCAAGCTGCGGATTCGGAAATTGCCGTAAGCTATACGCGGCAGCTTCGATCCATTTGGCCACGTCGCTATCCTGAAAGACCATTCCATAGAAAGTTCCTGTCTTCTCACCTGCTGTGATTCGGAAGTTTTCTATGGCGTGACTCGGTTCCGCGCCTTCGATTTCATCGTTCAGTGCCTTCCACTGATAAGGAATCGTTTCATGGACAGTCTGCTGGACCTTGGGCTGCCAGAATTGATCATTAAGTTTAACTTGCATATCGTGAATTCTCCTTTCAATGGGACAACGTAACAATGAGTAGACCGGCGGGATCAAATACGATCGATACCCATCTTCGTAGTGCTTCTTCCATAAAGAGGCACCCTGCTAATTTTTTAATCCGGTGAGGGTAATTCCCTCTACAAAATACTTTTGACCAATCAGGTAGAAAATGACGCCCGGCGCAAAGGACATACATGTAGCAGCCATCGTCAGCGACCAGTCATTCTTTAATTGACCTCTAAAATTTGTAAGTCCTAATGCAATGGTGTATTTATCACCAGAATTAATGTAAATCATCTGTTGGAGCAAATCATTCCATAGACCAATGAATATAAACAACGCAACAACGATCATGGCGGGCTTGATCACCGGGATAATAATGTTGAACAAGATGCGGAAGTACCCGGCGCCGTCGATCGTTGCTGCTTGGTCGAGTTCTCTCGGTATGGTGCTAATAAACTGTCGGATCAAAAAGATATTAAAAGCACCGCCGCCACAGAAATAGGGCAAAATCAATGGCAAATAGCTGTCATGGATTCCCAAACCCCGCGTCCACCCAATGTACAGCGGAATGAGCGTAACCATGGCAGGTAAGAGCATAGAAGCGATACAAAGGGTCCATATAAAATTTTTGCCCCGAAACCGCAGCCTTGCAAAGGCATATCCGCACAAGGTAGCCGTAAACGTACCTGCCAAACAG is from Candidatus Cohnella colombiensis and encodes:
- a CDS encoding glycoside hydrolase family 127 protein, coding for MQVKLNDQFWQPKVQQTVHETIPYQWKALNDEIEGAEPSHAIENFRITAGEKTGTFYGMVFQDSDVAKWIEAAAYSLRQFPNPQLEEAIDAVIDLMGRAQQPDGYLNTYYSVAEPEQRWKDFTFGHELYCAGHLIEAAVAYYESTRKRDFLDIMCRYADYIDRIMGPDSDKMHVYCGHEEIELALVKLYRTTNEQRYLNLSQYFVEERGKQPSFLKEEPGFGGPAKDRWFDLDYHQAHAPVREQETAEGHSVRAVYLYASMADLAIAYGDTTLIEALRKLWEHITSKRMYITGGIGSQGHAERFTIDYDLPNDTAYTETCASIGLVMLAFRMLQIEQDSRYGDVMERALYNGVLSGMSLDGTHYFYVNPLEVHPAVAHYRYDMKHVKTERVPWFGCACCPPNIARLLTSLDKYFFTQNGAEIAMHLYASNESTFDVEGRQITLRTETHYPWDGKIQVVLQTDEPTESTLSFRIPSWCRHPHITVNGELLELDAIVKRGYAQISKRWMNNDEIKLYFPMVVERIESNPKVHENAGKIALQYGPLVYCLEEVDNGSDLTDISLPVDSEFIAEYREDVLDGIVVLSGGGQRSDLSWKDELYRPVKREKMSVPISAVPYAFWGNRKPGEMAVWIREK
- a CDS encoding carbohydrate ABC transporter permease; the protein is MSEAVYSRLRSKKRNARTANIITFIVVIFFAIIVLFPIWWIFRTSLMTNAEIYKFPPSLLPENWLFSNYEKTMRVFKYWKYLWNTLIIIVPSCLAGTFTATLCGYAFARLRFRGKNFIWTLCIASMLLPAMVTLIPLYIGWTRGLGIHDSYLPLILPYFCGGGAFNIFLIRQFISTIPRELDQAATIDGAGYFRILFNIIIPVIKPAMIVVALFIFIGLWNDLLQQMIYINSGDKYTIALGLTNFRGQLKNDWSLTMAATCMSFAPGVIFYLIGQKYFVEGITLTGLKN